The Pseudomonas sp. FP2309 genome has a window encoding:
- a CDS encoding YXWGXW repeat-containing protein, giving the protein MRLRYALLAPLAFAAFVSTPTFAQTEIIIRQAPPPPRVEMVPVERPGYAWDQGHWRWEGRGYGWVPGHWQPVRRNARWEPGHWEAHGPNWYWREGHWIR; this is encoded by the coding sequence ATGAGACTGCGCTATGCCTTGCTTGCTCCGCTGGCCTTTGCAGCGTTTGTCAGCACCCCGACGTTTGCCCAGACCGAAATCATCATCCGCCAGGCGCCTCCGCCGCCGCGGGTGGAAATGGTCCCGGTCGAACGGCCCGGCTACGCCTGGGACCAAGGCCATTGGCGCTGGGAAGGGCGCGGTTATGGCTGGGTGCCTGGCCACTGGCAGCCGGTGCGGCGCAACGCGCGTTGGGAGCCGGGTCACTGGGAAGCCCATGGCCCCAACTGGTACTGGCGTGAAGGGCATTGGATCCGCTGA
- a CDS encoding RNA polymerase sigma factor produces MKDTDPDVELLARIGNNEPAAVNEMVARKLPRLLALASRLLGDADEARDVAQESFLRIWRHAANWRSGEARFDTWLHRVALNLCHDRLRRRKERPLDDNAVLELADTAPSADETLEAAERSARMAAALAALPERQREAIVLQYYQELSNIDAAALMNISVEALESLLSRARRQLRNRLADTPGLARPGRGTP; encoded by the coding sequence TTGAAAGACACTGATCCGGACGTTGAGCTGCTGGCGCGCATCGGCAACAACGAACCTGCCGCCGTTAATGAAATGGTGGCGCGCAAGCTGCCGCGTTTGCTTGCGCTCGCCAGTCGCCTGCTGGGCGACGCCGACGAGGCCAGGGATGTGGCACAGGAAAGCTTCCTGCGCATCTGGCGTCACGCCGCCAATTGGCGCAGCGGCGAAGCGCGCTTCGACACTTGGTTGCACCGAGTGGCGCTCAACCTGTGCCACGACCGTTTACGCCGGCGTAAAGAGCGCCCTTTGGACGATAACGCTGTGCTTGAACTGGCGGACACTGCGCCCTCAGCCGATGAAACGCTCGAAGCCGCCGAACGCAGCGCACGCATGGCCGCTGCGTTGGCGGCACTGCCCGAGCGCCAGCGCGAAGCCATTGTGTTGCAGTACTACCAGGAGCTGTCGAACATTGACGCCGCGGCCCTGATGAATATCAGCGTCGAGGCACTGGAGAGCCTGCTGTCGCGGGCCCGACGCCAATTGCGCAACAGACTTGCCGACACACCCGGGCTTGCCCGCCCAGGAAGGGGAACACCATGA
- a CDS encoding periplasmic heavy metal sensor, translating into MTTRPLKPWLLVSVLLNVFLIGGVGGGLYHWKANTPTAEAVVNQHGLRQAMFKLPPERRRELRQLLRHNRADSQPLVMAGREARMGVIRQLQAPTLDRDVLVAELAKAREADAALRALVDSTLAQFASGLPWDERQKLVEALYVRGPAKGKAGPARETAH; encoded by the coding sequence ATGACCACCAGACCCCTCAAACCGTGGCTGTTGGTATCGGTGTTGCTCAACGTGTTTTTAATCGGCGGGGTAGGCGGTGGCCTTTATCACTGGAAGGCCAATACGCCAACGGCTGAAGCGGTGGTCAACCAGCACGGGCTGCGCCAGGCCATGTTCAAGCTGCCGCCGGAGCGGCGCCGCGAGTTGCGCCAACTGCTGCGGCATAACCGCGCCGACAGCCAGCCGCTGGTAATGGCGGGGCGTGAGGCGCGCATGGGCGTGATCAGACAACTGCAGGCGCCGACCCTGGACCGCGACGTGCTGGTGGCCGAACTGGCCAAGGCGCGCGAGGCGGACGCGGCGCTCAGGGCTTTGGTGGATTCGACGTTGGCGCAGTTTGCCAGCGGCTTGCCCTGGGATGAGCGGCAAAAACTGGTGGAGGCGTTGTACGTGCGCGGGCCGGCGAAAGGCAAAGCCGGGCCGGCGCGTGAAACGGCGCATTGA